In Coffea eugenioides isolate CCC68of chromosome 4, Ceug_1.0, whole genome shotgun sequence, the genomic stretch TGTGAGTCTCTGCtccatttttgtcatttttctcTTCCTGGCCGGTTTCAGTTGTGTAGGTTGAGGTTGTGCTCATGCTCATGATTGCATTCctggaagttgttgaagtgCAACATGTACAAACAGCTCCAGCCAAAACCTGGTGAAATATTAGTATGGATCTTCCTTGTTAGACATTGGCTAATAAATAGTACAGAAAGTGTAATTCTAGAGAAAAGCTATACCTTGAAAATGGTTGTAATAGGGCTTCCAGTTGGCATTTTGATCCTGTAAGTAGAAGAACCAAGTAGGAAGATTGGAATTGTAACAAGTATTATACCAGTTGAGATACCAAAGCCCCACTGCCAACCTTTATTGTCTTCAATCCACACCATAAATGTTACTGCAATTAATCCACCACAGGACAGGCAGAAGACGTAGTAATTGAAGAATGTCGACCTCTGCTTCCTTCCACGTGTGGTATCCTCATCAAACTGCTCAGCTCCATGTGGAGGAAGGGAACCTTTAATTCCTCCAACACCCAAGGCAACCAGATAGAGGCCTGCAAACAATATTGCTGCTTTCCCACCATCAACTTGGTGGCATGAAGTGTTTCTGTTAATTGCTGTGCAAGCGGATGGTGTCAGTGAAGGTATGTGAGCTTGCACTGTGAGCATTAGCAGGCCCTGTTTCCAGGGTTTGCAATCAGTCAAAGCAAGAATACAAGGCCATAACCATGACTCATAGTGTCTATCTATCCTATGGTAAAAGTCTCCCTTAGAAAGATTCCTTTAGTCAAAATGGACTCATGTTAACCCTTATAAAAGAACTGCTATGCAATGAATACCTCTGGGCCATAGTAGTTGTCCGTCGATGCAGTGATTTGAGAATTGAACTCAATGTTTCaagcatctttttttttattacccCCCACCCCCAACTCTCAGGCCCGAAATATGTTTCAAGCATCTTTATTTGTTGATactgaaagaaaaaaaaaacttttattttcttcaaaacTGAAAACTATTATGACTATTGTATTTGTCAATTTACTGCTGAATCTGTCAAATCCATTGCCCCAAGTAGGAGTTTTATTCATAGTTCATACATTTTTCTGCATGGTACGTGCAATTGAGTAGTCATACATATCTTCATGTGTTATTATTGTTACAGAGAAGTGTTTATGTCTCCATTAAGTGAACTCCCTCTGTTTGAGTTCTGTATAACTTTTGTACTATGAGGGGCTTAAAGTTGCTTAcatggacattttgagtttgctAGATCCACTCTCTTCAAAATCACTCATTCTTCTAAAGATCAAAAGATACTCCACCAATGAATCTTATTTGCATTTTGCCTATTTGATAACAGGTGCTTCAATGGTAAACCTCACCTCTGCAAGCTGTGAAATTAATGCTAAACCATAGTTCTATTGATTGATCACTATTGAAGTTATTGACCATGAGACGCAAGTCTGACATGCTTGTTTTGGACCATTTATTGGCTAAAGAGCAGTTCATTATTTGATAGATATTCAACTACATTGTGTGTCATGTAAGTCAGTTGACTAAACAAATTTGGAATCTAAGGATAGTTCTTACCAGGAACTCAATTGTTGCGCTTATGAGATAGATGCAATAGGTGGTGAAGAAGGCATCAGATAAAAAGCCTCCAAGAAGAGCAAGGAGAAATGCAGTGCCCATGAAGTTAGTTACCTTGTTCGCTGAATTAGATGGAGAGTAATGCATGAATTTTGACAAGTAAAGCACTAGGTTGCTTGCATTTGCCAGGTATGCGAGATTCTCCAGTATCTCGACAACTAAAATTGCAAGCAGAGAAAATCAAGTAAGTATTTGTTGTGGCATTTCTCTGGTTGTTAAAAGTGAACAAAGGTGCAGAGGGATTATCCTATCAAAAATTCTATCTTCAACTTTTGTGTTGAACTCTCTAGCAATCATCATAGCAGTATATTTACTACTGGTAAATATATACCTTGAAACATAGATATTCAAACTAACCTAAGACAAAGGATGCAGCAACCATGCCACCATGCTTGCCTCTCAGGGCTGGTCTGTTTCGCCAATCTACATAGCCTTCCCATTTGTCTGAATAGTGTCTTTCCTCCTGCATTTGTGGCATGAAAGGATCATGAAACGGGCTCTCAATTTGATGGAGAAGAATCTAAGTTATAATGAGAAACACAAATTAAAGTATCAGAAAAAGTGTGCACCATTGCTGTTGACAGTGTATGCTTATCTGATTGCAGGAGACCTGATCAAACACCTTTACTGTTTTGGTAGGAGTTACTCTGCAATTGCATTTATATACTGCAGGGATTTTGTCTTTTTTGTTTctgttgtgtgtgtgtgtgtgtgtgttgggggggggggggggtccAGCCTAAGAAAATTCTGGATTCTTTGCTAGGAAGATTTATTCTTGGATGTTTTGACCAATGTTAGAGTTTGGACGTGGCATAATTAAACCAAACTTCTTAATAG encodes the following:
- the LOC113767327 gene encoding protein NRT1/ PTR FAMILY 4.6-like isoform X2, with product MEERHYSDKWEGYVDWRNRPALRGKHGGMVAASFVLVVEILENLAYLANASNLVLYLSKFMHYSPSNSANKVTNFMGTAFLLALLGGFLSDAFFTTYCIYLISATIEFLGLLMLTVQAHIPSLTPSACTAINRNTSCHQVDGGKAAILFAGLYLVALGVGGIKGSLPPHGAEQFDEDTTRGRKQRSTFFNYYVFCLSCGGLIAVTFMVWIEDNKGWQWGFGISTGIILVTIPIFLLGSSTYRIKMPTGSPITTIFKVLAGAVCTCCTSTTSRNAIMSMSTTSTYTTETGQEEKNDKNGAETHTTSADLKFLNRAAIGRPFHQLLQCTIKEVEEVKIVLKILPIFAFTMMLNCCLAQLSTFSVQQAATMDTRIGSFTVPPASLPVFPVIFIMILAPIYNHIIIPLARKATGTEMGITHLQRIGTGLVFSIVAMAVAALVEMKRKKVAMQSGMINSTEPLPITFLWVALQYMFLGSADLFSLAGMMDFFFTEAPFSMKSLATALSWTSLAIGYYFSSVLVSIVNKVTSSFRHTPWLYGSNLNHYHLERFYWLMCILSGLNFLHYLFWASRYKYQSTRPRDQEEIQIRVNSSELQVSHS
- the LOC113767327 gene encoding protein NRT1/ PTR FAMILY 4.6-like isoform X1, yielding MQEERHYSDKWEGYVDWRNRPALRGKHGGMVAASFVLVVEILENLAYLANASNLVLYLSKFMHYSPSNSANKVTNFMGTAFLLALLGGFLSDAFFTTYCIYLISATIEFLGLLMLTVQAHIPSLTPSACTAINRNTSCHQVDGGKAAILFAGLYLVALGVGGIKGSLPPHGAEQFDEDTTRGRKQRSTFFNYYVFCLSCGGLIAVTFMVWIEDNKGWQWGFGISTGIILVTIPIFLLGSSTYRIKMPTGSPITTIFKVLAGAVCTCCTSTTSRNAIMSMSTTSTYTTETGQEEKNDKNGAETHTTSADLKFLNRAAIGRPFHQLLQCTIKEVEEVKIVLKILPIFAFTMMLNCCLAQLSTFSVQQAATMDTRIGSFTVPPASLPVFPVIFIMILAPIYNHIIIPLARKATGTEMGITHLQRIGTGLVFSIVAMAVAALVEMKRKKVAMQSGMINSTEPLPITFLWVALQYMFLGSADLFSLAGMMDFFFTEAPFSMKSLATALSWTSLAIGYYFSSVLVSIVNKVTSSFRHTPWLYGSNLNHYHLERFYWLMCILSGLNFLHYLFWASRYKYQSTRPRDQEEIQIRVNSSELQVSHS